The Coffea arabica cultivar ET-39 chromosome 9e, Coffea Arabica ET-39 HiFi, whole genome shotgun sequence genome has a window encoding:
- the LOC113709940 gene encoding F-box/FBD/LRR-repeat protein At1g13570-like: protein MSTAANFRNVKMSACDRISDLPSSIIESILMWLPTRDAARTSILSRKWRYNWSRIPQLVLDDKIFNKILTNHALPRQKFAEILFQILSLHQGPISKFRCSLTGLKDCRDIDSLIVLLSRSGVREFTLNLWLNEYHRMPLAFFSCLELRHLNLRGCLIKPPTNFQGFGHLIRLKLCQVNIAEDVLGSLMSSSLLLEQLTVVEIPAILNSLELIAPKLKSVSSKAL from the coding sequence ATGTCAACAGCTGCAAACTTTCGTAATGTCAAAATGTCTGCATGCGATAGAATTAGTGATCTTCCTAGCAGTATAATAGAAAGCATTTTAATGTGGTTGCCAACACGAGACGCTGCAAGAACTAGCATCTTATCAAGGAAATGGAGGTATAATTGGTCCAGAATCCCACAGCTGGTACTTGATGATAAgattttcaataaaattttaacaaatcaTGCATTACCTAGGCAAAAGTTTGCAGAAATTCTATTTCAGATTCTGTCACTACACCAAGGACCCATATCCAAGTTTCGTTGTTCTTTAACTGGCCTTAAAGATTGTCGTGACATTGACAGCTTGATAGTGCTTCTGTCAAGGAGTGGGGTTCGGGAGTTTACCCTCAATCTTTGGCTGAATGAATACCACAGAATGCCATTGGCATTTTTTTCCTGTCTAGAGCTCAGGCATTTGAACCTTCGGGGTTGTTTGATTAAACCCCCCACCAATTTCCAAGGTTTTGGCCATCTGATTAGACTGAAACTCTGTCAAGTGAATATTGCAGAGGATGTACTGGGAAGTTTGATGTCCAGTTCCCTGCTACTGGAGCAGTTGACCGTTGTAGAGATCCCGGCCATCTTGAACTCCCTTGAGCTCATAGCGCCCAAGTTAAAATCTGTTTCTTCAAAAGCTCTGTAA
- the LOC113709288 gene encoding F-box/FBD/LRR-repeat protein At1g13570-like: protein MDGKFHVGGTSIIEQLHDLLSLENLHLHYAYFKSLDAGGIPAKITTTLIHLKVVKLEYLCFEEVNEIAVLLCLLRSSPNLEELEILVYKVDEYAESQASNFLDVQEYSQLTLNQLRQVKLQSISGTRSEMEIIKLLLKKSSILEKMLIKQAPMKENIKNKVTEIGILKQVTRFHRPSPRAAVIYEDPIIS, encoded by the exons ATGGACGGAAAATTTCATGTGGGGGGAACAAGTATTATCGAGCAACTTCATGATCTCCTGAGTCTTGAGAATCTGCATTTGCACTATGCGTACTTCAAG TCTCTAGATGCAGGTGGAATCCCTGCAAAGATTACAACTACACTAATCCACCTTAAAGTTGTTAAGCTAGAATATTTATGCTTTGAAGAGGTGAATGAGATTGCTGTTCTTCTGTGTTTACTGAGAAGCTCTCCCAACTTAGAAGAGTTAGAAATTCTG GTATACAAGGTTGACGAGTACGCTGAAAGTCAAGCTTCAAATTTTCTGGATGTGCAGGAATATTCTCAACTGACTTTAAATCAACTTCGGCAAGTGAAGCTGCAAAGCATTTCTGGAACAAGATCTGAGATGGAAATCATTAAGCTTTTACTGAAAAAGTCCTCAATTCTGGAGAAAATGTTGATCAAGCAAGCCCCCATgaaagaaaacatcaaaaacaaaGTAACAGAAATTGGGATCTTGAAACAAGTGACAAGGTTTCACAGGCCTTCACCTAGAGCAGCAGTCATATATGAAGATCCAATCATTAGTTAA